In the genome of Mycobacterium sp. 3519A, the window GGGCCACCCGGGTCAGGGGCTTGCTGGTGCTGGCGGCCGTGGCGTGCCTGCCGCCGACGCTGCTGCTGCTTGCGACCGGCCACTTCTACACCCCGTGGAGTTGGCTCCCGCGCATCGTCATGCAGTTCACCGCGGGGGCGCTGGCATGCGCCGCGGTCCGCAAGATGCGGCCGTCCGACCAGACTCGCATACGCGCCGGATACCTGTCGTTGGCGATCGGCCTCGGCATCATCGGCATCCTGTACTTCCTCGACGCACACCCGGTGCCCAAGGTGTCGGATTCCAGCGGGCTGGTCGACGTGCTGTTCGTTCCGTTGGTGGTGACGCTGGCCATCGGAGTCGGCGGCCTGCCGCGGCTGTTGGGCACCAGGGTGATGGCGTACGGCGGCTACATCTCGTTCAGCCTGTACATGGTCCACGAGATCGTGCACACCGCGTGGAACTGGTTCACCGCTCAGTTCGAGATCGTCCTCACCCCGAGTTGGTCGGCGAAGTTGATCATGGTCGGCGTGTTCGCGGTCGCCATTGTGTGCGCGGTGCTGCTGTACGAATTCGTCGAAGAACCGGCGCGCATCTGGATGCGCAGGATGGTCAAGGAGCGACGACTTCCGGTGGCCGACCCGCATTCCGAGGAACCCGACCCGACGCAGAACAAGCTGCAAACCATCCACGGCTCCCGACAGGTGCCCGCGAAGACCGTCTCCGCGCGCGCCGGCTGATTTGGCGAATTCGATTGCGCGCGACCACAATGCAGCGTTTTCATAACGTGTTGCCTACAATTGCGACCCGCTCGGCGATTCCCAGGATCGAATCGTAGGCTGTTCCGGTGAGTCGTCTGTTCACGTTCGTCGTTGCGATCGCCCTGCTGGTCGGCATGTCGATTTCGGCGCCAACGCCGGTGAGGCACAACGAGATAGTGACGCTGGACGCCCCGCTCAATCGCATCGCGGTGATCGGGGACTCGTACACCACCGGCACCGATCTCGGCGGGATGGGCGCCAAGGGATGGACGACCCGCGCCTGGCAGTTGCTGGCGCGCGACGGTGTCCGGGTGGCACCCGACGTGGCCGCCGAGGGCGGCGCCGGCTACGGCACCCGCGGAAACCACGGCAGCGTGTTCGAGGACCTGACGGCTGATGCGGTCAAACCCGACGACGCGTTGGTGGTGTTCTACGGTTCGCGAAACGACATCAACGTCGACCCGACACAGCTGTCGATCCTCGCCTGGGGCACCTACCAATTGGCCCGTCGCACAGCACCATCGGCGAAGTTCCTGGTGATCGGTCCGCCGTGGCCGACCGCCGATCCGCCCGGATGGATGCTCGCCATCCGCGATGCGCTGAAGTACCAAGCCGGGGTGGCGGGCGCGACGTTCATCGATCCGATCGCGCTGGGGTGGTTCGTCGGGCGACCGGACTTGATCGGCAAGGACGGCGTGCATCCCACCGACGCCGGGCACGCCTACATGGCCGAGAAGATCGCGCCGCTGATCGGCGCGCAACTGACGCGGCAGATCTGACGACAACGCCCCGCAAGCCGATTGACTTGCGGGGCGTCGCCGTTGGTTCGATCAGGCCAGATCGAACCTGTCGTTGTTCATCACCTTGACCCAGGCAGCGACGAAGTCCTCGACGAACTTGCCCTTGCTGTCGTCCTGGGCGTAGACCTCGGCCAGTGCGCGCAGCACCGAGTTCGAGCCGAACACCAGATCGTTGGCGGTGGCCGTCCACTTGATCGCCCCCGAGGAACGGTCCCGTCCCTCGTAGACGTTCTCGGCGGTCTCCGACGGCTTCCACTCGGTGCTCATGTCGAGCAGGTTGAGGAAGAAGTCGTTGGACAGCACGCCCGGCTTGTCGGTGAACACGCCGTGCTTGCTGCCGCCGTGGTTGACGTTCAGCACACGCAGACCGCCGATCAGCGCCGTCAACTCGGGCGCCGTCAGGTTCAGCAGGTAGGCGCGCTCGACCAGAAGCTGCTCCAGCGGAGCCTTCTCGCCGGGCCGCGCGAAGTTGCGGAACCCGTCGGCACGCGGTTCGAGCACCGCGAACGACTCGGCGTCCGTCTGCTCCTGCGACGCATCGGTGCGGCCAGGCGCGAAGTGGACGTCGATCTCGAAGCCGGCGTCGCGGGCCGCCTTCTCGACCGCCGCGGAGCCACCGAGCACGATGATGTCGGCCAGCGACACCTTCTTGCCTCCGGCGGCCGAGCTGTTGAAGTCCTGCTGGATCTTCTCGAGCACCGGCAGCACCTGAGCCAACTCGGACGGCTCGTTGGCCTCCCAGTTCTTCTGCGGCTCAAGGCGAATCCGCGCGCCGTTCGCGCCACCGCGCTTGTCGGTGCCGCGGAAGCTCGACGCCGACGACCACGCGGTCTTCACCAACTGCTGCACCGTGAGGCCAGAGTCGAGCAGCTTGGCCTTCAGCGCCGCGATGTCGGCCTCGTCGATCAGCTCGCCCTCGACTGCGGGCACCGGGTCCTGCCACAGCTGCGGCTCTGCCACCCACGGGCCGAGGTAGCGCGAGATCGGGCCCATGTCGCGGTGCATCAGCTTGTACCACGCCTTGGCGAACGCCTCGTTGAGCTCCTCGGGATGGTCCAGCCACCGCCGGGTGATCTCGCCGTAGATGGGGTCGACCCGCATCGAGATGTCGGTGACCAACATCGTGGGCTTACGCGGCGGCCCGCCGAACGGATCGGGGATGGTCGCCTCGGCGTCCTTGGCCTCGAACTGCCACGCGCCCGCCGGGCTCTTGGTCAGCTCCCACTCGTTGCCGTAGAGGATTTCCAGGTAGGCGTTGCTCCACTTGGTCGGCGTGTTGGTCCACACCACCTCCAGGCCGCTGGTGATCGTGTCGGGACCCTTGCCTGAGCCGAACGGGCACTTCCAGCCGAGACCCTGCTGCTCGATCGGCGCGCCCTCGGGCTCGGGTCCCATACCGTCGTCGGGGCCCGCACCGTGGGTCTTGCCGAGGGTGTGGCCGCCGACGATCAACGCAGCGGTCTCCTCGTCGTTCATCGCCATCCGGCCGAAGGTCTCGCGGATGTCGTGAGCGGCCGCCAACGGGTCCGGTTTGCCTTCTGGGCCTTCGGGATTGACGTAGATCAGGCCCATGGTGGTGGCACCGAACGGCTCGGCGAGCTTGCGGTCGGTGTCGTTGGTGCCGCCGTAGCGGGCATCGGTGCCGAGCCAGGTGTCCTCCTGGCCCCACAGCATCTCCTCGGGCTCCCAGATGTCCTCGCGACCGAACGCGAAGCCGAACGTCTTGAAGCCTGCCGACTCCAGCGCGGCGTTCCCGGCGTAGGCGATCAGGTCGGCCCACGAGATCTTGTTGCCGTACTTCTGCTTGATCGGCCACAGCAGCCGGCGCGCCTTGTCCAGGTTGGCGTTGTCGGGCCAGCTGTTGAGCGGGGCGAAGCGCTGCGCGCCCTGCCCGGCACCGCCGCGACCGTCGAAGATGCGGTAGGTGCCCGCGGCGTGCCAGCTCATCCGGATGAACAGGCCTGCGTAGCTGCCATAGTCAGCGGGCCACCAGTCCTGCGAGGTGTTGATCAGGTCGATGACGTCGCGCTTGAACGCTTCGACGTCGAGCTTGGCGAACTCCTCGGCGTAGGTGAAGTCTTCACCGAGCGGGTTGCCCTTTTCGTTCTGCTTGTGCAGCACCGAAACGTCGACCTGCTCCGGCCACCAATCCCTGTTGGTCAACGGAGCGTGCGCCTTCGGCTTCGGTGAATCGATAACCGGGTTCTCGCTCTCGCTGTGACTTGCCGTCTTGGCGTCGTCATGCGGTGGGCGAGCGTCAGATGTATCAGATGACACAACATTCCTTCCGAGGGTGGGTGTTACGGGCTGTGATCACGGGTGTGATCGCGTCGCTTGTGATGCCGAGCAATCGGGGCACAAACCCCAGTAGATGACCTCGGCCTCGTCGAGCACGAAGCCGTCGAGCGCGCCGTCGTGGTCCGACGGAGTCAAGCACGGTGCGTCGCCGACCGCGCAGTCGACGTCTGCGATGACGCCGCAGGACCGGCAGACCACATGGTGGTGGTTGTCGCCGACGCGCGACTCGTAGCGGGCGACCGAACCTGAGGGCTGAATCCGTCGGACCAAACCTGCGGTGGTCAGGGCGGCAAGTACGTCGTACACGGCCTGCCGCGACACATCGGGCAGGTCAGACCGCACGGCACCGAAGATGGACTCGGTGTCGGCGTGCGGAAGCGCGTGCACCGCCTGCAGCACCGCCAACCGGGGCCGCGTCACGCGCAGATCAGCGGCGCGAAGCCGATCGGCGTAATCGGGTGCGGACGTCACGGCACCTAATATCGTCCCTTTTCTGGAATGGGTCAAGTATTTCCGGGGCCCATTTTGGGCCGAGAAAGAATCGCGTCGATTTCATGGCTCCCGCACACGTTGCCATTGCGGCATGGTGCTCACCACACCACTTATCCGCGAATCCTCCGAGCGCGCAACACAACAGCGCGCGCGGGCCGTGGATGTCGCCTCCGGAAGGCAAGCAATGGCCCTACTCGCACCCCCGGTGCCCGCGCGCACCGCGTCACGTCCGCGTGATGTGTTCCTGCCGGGCGATGCCCGTCAACAGTCCCGCCTCGGCACGCTGCGCCGCAGGCTGCGCTGGCCGCTGGGGATCTACACCACGCCCGTGCTGATCTTGGTCGTCTGGGAGTTCCTGGCCAGGGCGGGTTTCCTCAAGCCGTCGTATGCGCCTGCGCCGTCGGACATCCTGAGCACGACGGTCGAGTTGTGGCGGGACGGAGTGCTCGGCCCCGATCTGTCGATCTCCTTGCAGCGGGCGGGGATAGGGCTGGCCATCGGGTTGGCCGTCGGCATCGTGACCGGAGTGCTCGGCGGTTTTCTGCGCACCGGCGAGTATGTCTTCAACGGGGTCACGCAGATCTTGAACACCATTCCGCTGCTCGCCGTGCTTCCGCTGTTCGTCGTGTGGTTCGGCATCGACGAACTGACCAAGGTCTTGTTGATCGCGTTCGGCGCCGGTGTGCCGATGTACCTCAACCTGTTCGCGGCGATCCGCGGCGTCGATCAGCGGCTGATCGAGATGGCCCGCACCACGGGTGCGGGCTCCTGGCGGATCGTCACCCGGGTGCTCGTCCCCGGGGCGCTACCGGGTTTCCTTGTTGGTCTTCGCTTTTCGCTGGCCTACAGCATCCTGGGACTGGTGGCCGCGGAGACGGTCAACGCCGACGAAGGCCTCGGCTTCATGATCACCCAGGCCCAGACCTACCTGCAGACCAACAAAGTCTTCGTCGGCCTGGTGATCTACTCGGTCCTCGGTCTGCTGGCCGACCAGTTCGTCCGGATTCTGGAGCGGGTGCTGCTGCGGTGGCGGCCCAGTTACGAGGCGCTGTGACCGCCGCATCGCGCACTCAGGCAGGGGTTTTCGCCGAACAGGTGGTGCGCAGATTCGGGGATCGCGTCGTACTGGATCACCTCAACCTGGTGATCGACGACGACGAGCTCGTGGTCCTGCTCGGCCCGTCAGGCTGCGGCAAGAGCACCCTGCTGCGTCTGCTCGCGGGGCTGGACAAGCCGGACGGCGGTCGGATCGAGGTGCCCGCCAAGCGCGCGATCGTGTTCCAGGGCGACCGACTGCTGCCGTGGCAGCGTGTGTTGCGCAACGTCACCCTGGGTCTGCGCGGCGCCGACGCCGACGACCGCGCCCGCAAGGCGCTGGCTGAGGTTAACCTCGCGGGCCGCGAAAAGGCGTGGCCCAAGCAACTTTCCGGCGGTGAGGCGCAACGGGTGGCGCTGGCCAGAGCGCTGGTCTCGGAGCCCGAGTTGGTGCTGCTCGACGAGCCGTTCGCCGCGCTGGACGCGATCACCCGGTTGCGCATGCACGACCTGGTGCGTGCGCTGCGCGGTAAGCACCACGCGTCCATGCTGCTGGTCACCCACGACGTCGACGAAGCGATCGCGTTGGCCGACCGGATCGTCGTGATGAACAACGGCAGGATCGGCGACGCGCACGCGGTCCGACTGTCCGCCGCCGAACGGGAGGCCAGTATCGCCCGCGAGGAACTGCGCGCCGCACTTCTCGCCGATCTCGGACTTGCCAGCCAGCACTAACCCATTGTCAGGAGAAACCATGTCTCACAAGCAATTCCGCGTCGGTTTCGTGGCGGTGCTACTCACCGTCGCAAGCGTGCTCGCGGCATGCTCGTCGCCGAAGGGGCCGGACGCCCCGCTGAGCAGTTCAGGCGGCTCACCCGCGGCCAGCCACCCCGAGTGGAGCCAGTACACGTTCACCATCGGCGACAACGGCGGCGACGGCAGCGAGGAGTTGGCGAAGGTGACGGGCGCATTCGACGATGCGCCGTACAAGGTCAAGTTCGCGCGCTTCGACTACGGACCCCCGTTGGTGCAGGCCGCCGCCACCGGCGACATCGACCTCGGCTACGTGGGCACCGTGCCGCCGATCACCGGCGCCGCCAAGCAGTTCGGCTTCAAGATCGTCGCCACCCAGCACGGCTCCGATGCCACGAAGGCCGCCGAGAACATCATCGTGCCGAAGGACTCGCCGATCCAGTCGCTCGCCGACCTGAGGGGTAAGAAGATCGCCCTCCCGCAGGGCAGTTCGGCCCACGGCCTGGCGCTGCTGGCGCTCAAGAGCGTCGGTCTGACGCCGAAGGACGTGCAACTGGTGTACCTCAGCCCGGCGGCGGGCGCGACGGCGTTCAACACCGGAAAGGTCGACGCCTGGTCGATCTGGAATCCGCCGTCGGCGATCGCGGTGAAGGATGGTGCCCGCATCCTGGCCAAGGGGCTCCCGCCGATCGACCAGGTCAACAACTACTACGTGGCCAACGACAAGTCGCTCGGCGATCCCACCAAACGGGCTGCCCTTGCCGATGTGTTGACGCGTATCGCGCGGATCTTCAACTGGGCTCAGTTGCATCCCGACGAGTACGCCAAGGCGATCGCGAAGGAGACGGGTATCTCCAGGGAGGATGCACGCACGACGGTCGACGCCTATCAGTTCAAGGTCACGCAGGTGCTGCCGGAGGACGTCAAGGCCGAACAGGATCTCAGCGACGCCTTCTTCGAGGCCGGTGAGATCACCAAGAAGGTCGATGTCGCCGAGATCACCGACAACCTGCTGCCTGACGGCTTCGACAGCACCAAGCTGGCATGAGCGGCCATCGGGAACTCCACCTCAACGCCTTCTTGATGGAGGCGGGGCACCATGAGGCGGCGTGGCGGCTGCCTCAGAGCAATCCGCGCGCGGACTTCGACCTGGCGCATTGGATCGCGCTGGCGCAACTGGCGGAGAGCGCGAAGTTCGACTCGTTGTTCCTCGCCGACGGTCCGGCGCTGACGGGCAGCGGGGCGTTCCGCCCGCCCGGCCAGCTCGAGCCGCTGACCCTGCTGACCGCGCTGTCGCAGCACACCAGCAGGATCGGGTTGATCGCGACCGTGTCGTCGACGTACAACGAGCCGTACAACCTGGCGCGGCGGCTGGCGTCGGTCGACCACGTCAGCGGTGGCCGGGCCGGGTGGAACATCGTCACCTCGGCCACCCCGCAGGAGGCCGCGAACTTCGGCCTCGACGACCGCCTCGACCATGCGGAGCGGTACGCGAGGGCCGACGAGTTCCTGACCGTCGCAAAAGCGTTGTGGGACAGCTGGGAACACGAAGCAGTCCAAGGCGACAAGGCGTCGGGCCGGTACGCCGACGTGGCCCGCCTGCACACGATCGCCCATCGTGGCGACTATTTCAAGGTCGCGGGCCCGCTGAACGTCGAACGTCCGCCGCAGGGGCATCCGCTGTTGGTGCAGGCCGGATCCTCGGAGGACGGCAAGGGGTTCGCCGCCCGCCATGCGGAGGCCATCTTCACCGCCCACCAGACCTACGAGCGGGCCGCCGACTTCTACGCCGACATCAAGGCGCGCACCAAGGCGGCGGGCCGCGATCCCGACGGCGTGCTGGTGCTCCCCGGCATCGTGCCGATCATCGGATCGACCGAACACGAGGCTCTGGAACTGGCCAGGGAACTCGACGAGCTTCGGGTGCCGGAGTACGGGCTGTGGCAGTTGTCGAACATCCTGGAAGTCGACGCGTCGGCGCTCGAGCTCGACAAGCCGCTGCCTGCAACGGTTTTGGCGCGCCCGAAGCTGGAAGGTGCGCAGAGTCGCGCCGACCTCATCGTCGAACTGGCGCAGCGTGAAGGTCTCACCGTCCGCGAGATCCTGTCGCGGCTCGGCAGCGGACGGGGCCACTTCACGTTCGTCGGCACGCCGGACCAGGTCGTAGACACGATCGTCGCGTGGTTCGAAGGGGGAGCGGCCGACGGGTTCAACATCATGGCCGCGGCGCTGCCGTCGGGGCTGGAGACGTTCATCGACCAGGTGCTGCCGATCCTGCGACGCAAGGGGCTGTTCCGCGAGGGGTACACCGGCACTACGCTGCGCGAGCACTACGGACTGCCGGTGCCGGACAACCAGTTCCACGGCCATGAGTAGCGCAGCGTCGCTCTCGACGGACGTCCTGGTGATCGGGGGCGGGCCTGCGGGCACCTGGGCGGCGATCAAAGCCGCGCAAGCCGGAGTCGACGTGATCCTGGCGGACAAGGGCTACACCGGCACCAGCGGCGCGACGGCTTCGGTGGGCACCGGGGTCTGGTACGTCGACGATGTCCCCGAGCTTCGGGAGGCTGCGATGGCCAGCCGGGAGGCCCTCGGCGGGCACCTCGCCGACCGCGAGTGGATGACGCGGGTGCTCGACGAGACTCACAGCAGGATGGACGAACTCGCCGAGGTTCAGCGCTACCCGTTTCCGGTCGACGACGCGGGCCGCTCCCTTCGTGACGACCTGCAGGGCCCGGAATACATGCGCAGGCAACGGCTTCGGGTGCAGCGGCTCGGCGTGCGCATCTTCGACCACACCCCGGCGCTGGAGTTGCTCGCCGACGACGAAGGCGTGGTCAGCGGAGCGATGGTGCTCGATCGCGCGACAGGGCAGACGATGCGCATCGAGGCGTCGGCCGTCGTGCTCGCTGCGGGCGGGTGTGCGTTCCAGTCCAAAACACTCGGGTGCGACGTCAACACCGGAGACGGTGCGCTGATGGCGGTGGAGGCGGGCGCGGTGCTGTCGGGGATGGAGTTCTCCAACGCATACGCGATCGCGGTCAAGGGCACCTCGCTGACGAAGACCGCCTACTACTCTTGGGCGACGTTCTACCGCGCCGACCGGTCGGTGCTCGACGGCGCGGGCAGCACCAAGGGCAGGTCCGTGATCGCCAAAACGCTGCTGTCCGAGCCGGTTTTCGCCAGGATCGACCGCGCCACCGAGGACGAGCAGCGCGCGATGCGCAAGGGCCAGCCCAACTTCTTCCTGGTGTTCGACCGGCTCGGCATCGACCCGTTCACCGACTTCTTCGAGATCACCCTGTTGGCCGAGGGCACGGTCCGCGGCACCGGAGGTGTGCGGGTGGCCGACTTCGACTGCTCCACCGACGTGCCAGGGCTGTATGCCGCCGGCGACACCGCAACGCGGGAATTGATCTGCGGGGGATTCACCGGGGGCGGCAGCCACAACGCGGCATGGGCGGCGTCCTCGGGCAGCTGGGCCGGGCAGGGCGCGGCGGCGTTCGCGGCGCGGCGGGGGAGGCGGGGCGCCGGCTCGCGTCCCGTCGGTGGTGCGGGGATACGTCCCAGTGGCGCAGCGGATCTGAGTTACCGCGAGATCGTCACCGAGGTGCAGCGCCAGGTGCTGCCGTACGCCCTCAACTATCTGCGGCACGGCGATCGGCTCACGCCCGCATTGAAGTCGTTGCACGACACGTGGTCTGAGGTACGGGCCGGCCTCGGTGGGCGCGGCGAGGAGCTGTTCCGGGCCCGCGAGGCAGCCGCGATGCTCGCCCACGGCCGGTGGATGTACCACGCGGCGTTGAGCCGTGCGGAGAGCCGTGGCATGCACAAGCGCCTTGACTATCCGACGTCAAATCCAGCGCAGGGGCATCGACTGCTCACCGGCGGTCTCGACGACGTCTGGACCCGGCCCGAATCCGTCAGGGCCGCCGCATGATCGAGGTCGTTGCCGCCGAGCGGTGCATTGCCTGCGACCGGTGTATCGACGTGTGCCCGACGCGGGTGTTCGACCGCGGTGCCGGCGGCATCCCGGTGCTGGCGCGCCACGACAGTTGCCAGACATGCTTTCAGTGCGAGGCGTATTGCCCGACCGACGCGTTGTTCGTCTCGCCGTTGGCGACCAGAGCGCCTGCCGGTTCACCGTTCCGTGACGCCGCGGGCCTCGCCGCGTCGGGGTTGCTCGGAGGCTACCGCCGCGAACTCGGCTGGGGCAGCGGACGCGCGATCGGCGCCAGGACGGCCGTCGGCCCGGTGTATCCGGACTGAGCGGCCACGCGCGCCCGTTGACTCTGCGTCCACGGCGCAAAAATACGAGAACCACACGCCCTCAGCACAGAATCAACGCCCTAGGCCGCTCGCGCGCCGAAGTAGTGGCCCTCCTCGAGATCCGCCAACAGCCCTTGGCGCGTGGGCTGCCACCCCAACAATGCGCGGGTGCGGTCGTCGGACGCCGGCACGTCGAGCGAGAAGAAGGCGCCCAACCAACCGAAATGCTCCGGTGCGACGGAGGTGACGGGCAGACCTAGATGACGCCCGATCACGCCCGCGATGTCGCGCGTCGGGATTGCCTTGTCGCCGATCGCGTGTAGCCGCGCGCCCGACGGCGCAGACTCGAGCGCCAACCGGTACATCCTGGCGGCGTCGAACCGGTGCACGGCCGGCCACCTGTTCGACCCGTCGCCGGGGAATCCGGAAACACCTGTCTCCCTGGCAATTTCGATCAGCCGCGGGACGAATCCGTGGTCACCCTCACCGTGCACTGACGGCGGCAACCGCAGCACCGAAACGCGCACGCCGCTGTCCACGAATTTCAGCGCCGCCTGCTCGGAGAACCGCGGTGAGTGGGGCGACGCGGCGTCGTCCTCGGTCACGTCGCGGCCCAGGGAGAAGCCGGCCAACCCTGAGGTCACGACGAACGGTCGTTCTGATCCGGCGAGCACGCCACCGATGGCGTCGATGGCCACACGGTCAGCCTCGGCCGCTCTGGCGAACTCCGCGAAGTCGTGCGTGAACGCCAGGTGGATCACCGCGTCGGCGATTTCGGCGCCCGCGCGCAGGCTTTCGAGATCTGCGATATCCCCTCGGTGTGCCTGCGCGCCCGCCCTCTCGATGGCCTGCGCGGAGGATTCGGACCGCGCCAGGCCAACGACGTGATGCCCAGCGCCGATCAGTTCGGCAACGACGGCCGATCCGACGAATCCGGACGCGCCCGTGACGAACACTCGCATTGAAACCTCCCGTTGATATCAGTTGCTGTCATCACAGTAACGCTGATGACAGCCGCTGTCATTCCCCTAGGATCAATGCGTGAGCCGGTGGCAGCCCAATGCGCGCGGCCGCCTGGAACAGGCGGCGCTGGAGCTCTATGCCGAGCGGGGGTTCGACGAGACGACCGTCGCCGAGATCGCCGAGCGGGCGGGCCTGACCGAGCGGACCTTCTTCCGGCACTTCACCGACAAACGCGAAGTGCTGTTCGGGGGTCAGGATGCGCTGGTCGAACTGATCAACGCGGCCATCGCGCAGGCGCCGGAATCCGCGTCGCCGATCGACGCGGCGGGTGACGCCTTGCGGGCTGCCGGCGCAATGCTCGAGGACCGCCGAGAACAAGCTCGCAGGCGCCAGGCCGTCATCGACGCCAACCCCGGCCTGCAGGAGCGCGAGCTGATCAAGCTGGCATCGCTCGCCGAGGCGATCGCCGCGGCACTGCGGCGCCGCGGTCTCGCCGAGTCCGCCGCCGCGCTCACCGCCGAGACGGCGATCGCCGTGTTCAAGGTCGCCTACAACAAGTGGCTGACCGCAGGGAAACGCAGAGATCTGCCCCGCCTCGTCGGTGACTCACTCGACGAGTTGAAGGCACTGACCGGTCAAGCCCCGCGGGCGTAGCGCTGCGCGAAGCTGCGCAGGATCGCAGGCGGATGCTCGACGCTGTGCTGCAACGCATCCGACTTCAACGACTCCGCCGTCTCCGGCGCGAAGTAGCCGTAGTCCTTGTAGACATCGATGCGGGTGCATATGCCGTCGGCGTCGAGTTCGGGGTGGAACTGCGTCGCGTACACGTTGGCGCCAGCGCGGAACGCCTGGAAAGGACAGTCCGCGGAGTACGCAAGGCGGACAAGCTGCGACGGCAGTGCGCTGACGCCTTCCTTGTGTCCGCCGTAGGCGTCGAACACCTCCGGCATGTCGACGAACAACGGATCTCGGCGGCCCTCGTCGGTCAGGGTGATGGTCATGGCGCCGACGGGTTCCGGATACGTGCGGTCGACGGACGCACCGACGACGGAACCGAGCGTGCCGACGCCGTAACAGCAGCCGAGGAACGGGAAATCGGCGTCGACGATCCGCGCGATCAGCGGCAGCAGTTCCGCTTCGACTCGTTGCTGCGTCGGCGATTTCGACTCCGCGGGGTCACTGACGTTGTACGGCCCGCCGCCGAGGATGATGCCCGACCAGTCGGCGAGGTCGATCTCGCCCAGCGACTGGTGTGTGAGCCGGATGCGGTGCATCCCGTCGGCATCCAGCCCTGCGAAGCGCATCATCGCCCCGTACTCGTCGTCGGCCGCGGCGTCCTCGGCCCGTATCGAGAGCAGCAGAAACGGGGTAGCTGTCGCCATGATGGGCTCAATCTAACGGCTGACGGAGGTGTCGACCGTGCTGTCGGGGGTAACTCCACGTCATGTCGCAGGACACCGAGATCACTGTCAACGATCCGCGCACCGGGGAACTGGTCACCCGAATGCCGATCGCCGATGCCGCGGCATGCGACGCGGCGGTGGCCGAGGCCCGCGCAACCTGCGCCGAATGGGCCGCTACGCCACCGGCCGAGCGGGCGGCGGCGATCAGCGCCGCAGCCGAGGTGCGGAGCGCTGCCGATGAACTCGCCGAACTCAACGAGCGCGAGACCGGCAAGCTGCGTGACGATTCGCTTGGC includes:
- a CDS encoding LLM class flavin-dependent oxidoreductase; translation: MSGHRELHLNAFLMEAGHHEAAWRLPQSNPRADFDLAHWIALAQLAESAKFDSLFLADGPALTGSGAFRPPGQLEPLTLLTALSQHTSRIGLIATVSSTYNEPYNLARRLASVDHVSGGRAGWNIVTSATPQEAANFGLDDRLDHAERYARADEFLTVAKALWDSWEHEAVQGDKASGRYADVARLHTIAHRGDYFKVAGPLNVERPPQGHPLLVQAGSSEDGKGFAARHAEAIFTAHQTYERAADFYADIKARTKAAGRDPDGVLVLPGIVPIIGSTEHEALELARELDELRVPEYGLWQLSNILEVDASALELDKPLPATVLARPKLEGAQSRADLIVELAQREGLTVREILSRLGSGRGHFTFVGTPDQVVDTIVAWFEGGAADGFNIMAAALPSGLETFIDQVLPILRRKGLFREGYTGTTLREHYGLPVPDNQFHGHE
- a CDS encoding FAD-dependent oxidoreductase, producing the protein MSSAASLSTDVLVIGGGPAGTWAAIKAAQAGVDVILADKGYTGTSGATASVGTGVWYVDDVPELREAAMASREALGGHLADREWMTRVLDETHSRMDELAEVQRYPFPVDDAGRSLRDDLQGPEYMRRQRLRVQRLGVRIFDHTPALELLADDEGVVSGAMVLDRATGQTMRIEASAVVLAAGGCAFQSKTLGCDVNTGDGALMAVEAGAVLSGMEFSNAYAIAVKGTSLTKTAYYSWATFYRADRSVLDGAGSTKGRSVIAKTLLSEPVFARIDRATEDEQRAMRKGQPNFFLVFDRLGIDPFTDFFEITLLAEGTVRGTGGVRVADFDCSTDVPGLYAAGDTATRELICGGFTGGGSHNAAWAASSGSWAGQGAAAFAARRGRRGAGSRPVGGAGIRPSGAADLSYREIVTEVQRQVLPYALNYLRHGDRLTPALKSLHDTWSEVRAGLGGRGEELFRAREAAAMLAHGRWMYHAALSRAESRGMHKRLDYPTSNPAQGHRLLTGGLDDVWTRPESVRAAA
- a CDS encoding ferredoxin family protein — translated: MIEVVAAERCIACDRCIDVCPTRVFDRGAGGIPVLARHDSCQTCFQCEAYCPTDALFVSPLATRAPAGSPFRDAAGLAASGLLGGYRRELGWGSGRAIGARTAVGPVYPD
- a CDS encoding SDR family oxidoreductase — translated: MRVFVTGASGFVGSAVVAELIGAGHHVVGLARSESSAQAIERAGAQAHRGDIADLESLRAGAEIADAVIHLAFTHDFAEFARAAEADRVAIDAIGGVLAGSERPFVVTSGLAGFSLGRDVTEDDAASPHSPRFSEQAALKFVDSGVRVSVLRLPPSVHGEGDHGFVPRLIEIARETGVSGFPGDGSNRWPAVHRFDAARMYRLALESAPSGARLHAIGDKAIPTRDIAGVIGRHLGLPVTSVAPEHFGWLGAFFSLDVPASDDRTRALLGWQPTRQGLLADLEEGHYFGARAA
- a CDS encoding TetR family transcriptional regulator, whose translation is MSRWQPNARGRLEQAALELYAERGFDETTVAEIAERAGLTERTFFRHFTDKREVLFGGQDALVELINAAIAQAPESASPIDAAGDALRAAGAMLEDRREQARRRQAVIDANPGLQERELIKLASLAEAIAAALRRRGLAESAAALTAETAIAVFKVAYNKWLTAGKRRDLPRLVGDSLDELKALTGQAPRA
- a CDS encoding glutamine amidotransferase, whose amino-acid sequence is MATATPFLLLSIRAEDAAADDEYGAMMRFAGLDADGMHRIRLTHQSLGEIDLADWSGIILGGGPYNVSDPAESKSPTQQRVEAELLPLIARIVDADFPFLGCCYGVGTLGSVVGASVDRTYPEPVGAMTITLTDEGRRDPLFVDMPEVFDAYGGHKEGVSALPSQLVRLAYSADCPFQAFRAGANVYATQFHPELDADGICTRIDVYKDYGYFAPETAESLKSDALQHSVEHPPAILRSFAQRYARGA